GTATCAGTGAAACAAAATGTAATGTTTGGAATATTTCTTTGTGTATGTTTTGGCAAGTGTTGCCATTGTTGTCGAGGAGTTTATCACCCATAGCTTATTGGTTACAACTAATTTACGATTTGTGTTACATTTTATATGTCAGAGTTTGCCATATTAAGATGTGGGTGAGCTGAGCCTGTCAAGTGAATGAATGCACAAACTTTGTCATGTTAAGATCATAGCCTTGGATGCAACATATTGAGCCTGTTTTAGTTTCCATATGAACGTGCGCACTAAATTATTGTACCTTCCGATTTCTTGAAGCAATAAATATCCTCCCAACATTTTCGTCGTGCAGAAAGGAAAGCAAAGTGCCACCCCCAATATATAATCAAAATCTCATCTGTCTGATGCCGAGAAGGGTTGTTGACTTAGGGCTGATGTTTCACGCCGTTAGGTTGGCAACCAAAATAATATCAATGGCATCGAAAAAACGAGACTATTTCGACCAATTTTCACTCCACCTGAAAACTAAGATCGAATAAGCTGAAAACTAAACAAAATGAATCTGTCAAACCTAATGTATATCGTACAAAACTACTAAGTATAAGACCGACAACAGACGAAAGATAATCCACATCGTTTTCTAATGCCCATTGTAGATAGCGACAACGTTAGCAAGGACAGTTTATTTTCTGAGGATCTTGTTGTTCGCAGCAGAATCCAAAGCAGTAGATCAAGATTTATACATAAAGAGAGAGCACCACTATGGGCAAAATAGGTGCTATTTTGTTTCCAGAAAATTCAATGAACATTTGTCAATTATAACAGCAAAATTCCAAAACATTATACACTTCTATCAAATCCACCAGGAAGATACATCAAGCACAGTCTGGCTTCCAAAAATGCAAATAACTAAGATATTCTGTTACCAAGGTACAAAAATCTTTTCCTACAAACATGAATTCTCATGCTCATAATAACAAGAAACCCAAAACTGCTCCAGTACATTTAAAGAAAATTGTTAACAAAAATATCTGGATCTGGCACCATAATGTGCTTAGTTAAACATTAACAGTCCTCACTCTCAATCGAACTGTGCTCATAGCCTCATACTGCCATCTATCACAGGAACAAAATGGAAATAACACAATATGTTAGTATTGTTTTTCTCTGAACTCTGCTGATACCACTGATCGACTGCTTGGATAAACAAAAGCATCGGAAAACAAAAGATACCATCAAAAGTTTGCATACCATTAACGCCGGGTAGTCTTTCCAATCGAGCGCTTCCCAGAGAACAAATGCTTTGGCTTCAGGTTTGGAATTACTCTATCGGCTTCTCCCTTGCGAGCAGCCTTGTTCCTCACCTTCACGGACTTCTTTGCTATCTTAATTGCCTTGAGTTTTTGAGCTGAGTCTTTGAACCCTTCTCCAGGAGTGACTTCACCAGGTGGGCGTGATTTTGACCTAGACCTCGATCTTGACCTGGTACGCAGCTTCTTGTTAGACAGTTCATCATCAATATCCATAGCTTCTCCTTCTTCACCTTCTCTTCCCAGTGATCGCTCACGCTTACGACCTCTCCTAGTGACAGACCTACTCCGTGCACGATCGATTGCTTTACTGGGGTCTATTCCCAGAGCAGAGAGCTCCCTTCCCATCCTCTCAGATGTGTATTTCTTGTCTTTATCAAACTTCCTCGGCACAATAGGACGGCTCTCAGCGGTGCTCTTCTTCATCCTATGCTCTTGGATGAGCAAGTTCTTCTTCCGTCTGATCTCAGCAAGAAGCTGTCGCTCTTCCTCAGTCAATTCTTTTCCATCCATCTCAAAATCTTCTTCATCCACGTTTGCTTCAAGATGAAGACCCTCTTCTCGTTCCAACTCTTCCAACCTCAGCAAGATGTCGGGATCAACAAAATCATACACATTGTGCCCATCAAGAATCTCTGGCATAATGTCCTCCTTCCACTCTTCATCAGCCAATATATAATGCTTCCTTAAGTTAGCAGAATAAACACCAGCTCCACCATTCTCCTCTTCAAGATCCTTCTCAAGtttcctctttcccttttccTCATTAGCCTTTGCTCTAGCTTCCAAAACAGCCGGAGGAATACAAGGAGGGCGCTCTTTTGTATCACGAGGCTTTGGAATCGCAACATGAAACCTGTTCAGACAATCATTGATCTTTTTAGACTTCATCTTTATCTCCACCCGCTGATTCAAAAGCCTCTCACAAGCAGCATTCTTGACAGCTATTACTCCCTCATCCGTCATGGTACTCATAGTCAACAAGACTTCCTCATCATTAGAGTCGCCACCTTGGGCCAAAACAGTTTTGATGGCCTCGGTCTTCATCTCCATTACGAATTTCATGTCCTCCTCAGAAAGCCCCTCCA
The window above is part of the Musa acuminata AAA Group cultivar baxijiao chromosome BXJ1-1, Cavendish_Baxijiao_AAA, whole genome shotgun sequence genome. Proteins encoded here:
- the LOC103997516 gene encoding nucleolar GTP-binding protein 1; this encodes MVQYNFKKITVVPSGKDFIDIILSRTQRQTPTVVHKGYPISRLREFYMRKVKFTQQNFHEKLSAIIDEFPRLDDIHPFYGDLLHVLYNKDHYKLALGQVNTARNIVGKIAKDYVRLLKYGDSLYRCKSLKVAALGRMCTVLKRISPSLAYLEQIRQHMARLPSIDPNTRTILICGYPNVGKSSFMNKITRADVDVQPYAFTTKSLFVGHTDYKYLRYQVIDTPGILDRPFEDRNIIEMCSITALAHLKAAVLFFLDVSGSCGYSIEQQTALFHSIKSLFMNKPLIVVCNKIDLQPLEGLSEEDMKFVMEMKTEAIKTVLAQGGDSNDEEVLLTMSTMTDEGVIAVKNAACERLLNQRVEIKMKSKKINDCLNRFHVAIPKPRDTKERPPCIPPAVLEARAKANEEKGKRKLEKDLEEENGGAGVYSANLRKHYILADEEWKEDIMPEILDGHNVYDFVDPDILLRLEELEREEGLHLEANVDEEDFEMDGKELTEEERQLLAEIRRKKNLLIQEHRMKKSTAESRPIVPRKFDKDKKYTSERMGRELSALGIDPSKAIDRARSRSVTRRGRKRERSLGREGEEGEAMDIDDELSNKKLRTRSRSRSRSKSRPPGEVTPGEGFKDSAQKLKAIKIAKKSVKVRNKAARKGEADRVIPNLKPKHLFSGKRSIGKTTRR